The genomic segment AACAGCAGCTACTAATTTAAAATGCGTAGCACCTGCAGGCGCAACCACAAAATTAGCAGGTGTAAATGCAGCTATTGTATAAACAACTTCATTACGGTCTGCGTTAATCGTTGCAGTATAAGGAGCAGTAAACACCGTTGATAAACTTGACTTACGATTTAAATCCAAACCAGTTAAGAGCTCTTTATTGGCAGAAAGTGTAATGGGTCTTTTACCTCTGACACCTACACCCTTTAGGTTAATGGTTTTAAAAATCTTGGTTAACTGGGAAGCCAATCTACTGCCACCCATTACTTGAAGTACACCACTCAAGGCGGTTCTTAATGCTTTACCTACTTTGGCTGAACCACCAAACTCGGCATTGTTCTCTCTGGTACGTTTGAAATTAGGGTCTGTTTGGATACGTTCCTTGGAAGGTCCTCCAGCCATCCTAGCTAGATACTCACCATTAGAAGTGTAAAAAGATACGCCCCCAATGTTCCCTACTAATTTAATTAATCCTTTTTGCTTGCTCATAATAAAAAGATTTATGTTCTGTAAAACATACAGAACTGGTTAAACAATAAATGCAAGCTTGGTGGTTGAAAACAATCTGATTAGTAGACAAGTGTTAACGTCTTGTTTTATAGAGAACTACAATAATGATGCAAAACGTATAAACAAAATGTTAAAGTTTGTTTGTTGGACAAAACAGAAATAATTATCTTTATGCTGTGATGGTGTAGAAAGGACGTTCATAAAAAACAATTTTTAGTGAAAAAGCTAATAGAAATAAGGGAATACCAGTAGAAAAAATGCGTAAGTGTGTTAGGTTATGTATATCAATATAAAGATCATTTAGGAAACGTTAGATTGTCTTATAGTGATGCTAACAAAAATGGTAGTATTACTCAATCTGAAATTATAGAAGAAAGTAACTACTATCCTTTCGGCTTAAAACATAAAGGGTATAATAACGTAACTTCGTCGAATGGAAATTCTACGGCGCAGAAGTTTAAGTATAATGGCAAGGAATTTGAAGAATCTTTAGGGCTAAATTTATATGAAATGGATGTAAGAAGCTATGACCCCGCTATTGGTAGATTCACTTCTATAGACCCTCTTACCCATTACGATTTTTCAACATATACTGCTTTTGATAATAATCCAATATTTTGGGCTGACCCAAGTGGAGCTGATAGTTGGACTTATATAAGTAATGGTAATTACAGAAATAATCAAACAGGTGAAACTTCAGATGATTGGCAAAGAGCTATATCAGAAACTCAATCCCATTTTGAAAACTGGATTCCTGATGGAAATGGAGGATTTATAGCAGAAAAAGGGGATGGTGCAGAAACTTTAGCTCAAGATACTGGTATTTCAAGAAAAAAAGCATATTCCTTAATGGAGAGTCAAGGATATGGAACTTATGTAGATTCTGATGGTGTTACTAAATCACGAATTAATCCTAATCAAGTTGTTCAAGTTGACGATTTAACTCAAGAATTAAACAATGTTTTAATAAGTACAAATTCAGATGCTATGTTAATTTATGGTAATACTTGGACTAGTGGAGCACCTCAATTTTCATCAAATGGTCAAGCATATCAATTTGATGTTGCTGATTTAAAAGTAGCTATTGCAATCTTAACTAGTGAGGGAAATAGTGTTCTTAAACAAGTAATTCGTAAAAGGCTACAAAGTGGGTTAAATGGAAGTCCTACACCTTTGTCTAAAAAAACTTATTATCTATGGTATGGACATACTGTTGGTAATTTGAAATTGACAGACTCATATATTATGATGGCAGATATGGTCACAAGTTTTAGTAACCCTAATTCGTCTAAATCTAGAAGTTTCAGTCCTGGCGTCACTCAAAGAACAACACCTACAATTGTAGTAAAAGGTGTTAGTAGAAAAATTCATACTGGACCAAGAGGTGGAAAATATTATATTAATTCAAACGGAAATAAATCATATATTAAAAAATAATTTATGAAAAATTCTAAAAAATTAATGGGGCTTTATATTATCCTTAATGTTTTGTTTTCATGTACCAAAGATAAAAAGGTATTAAGAACTATCGGAACAAGAATTGATAGTACAAAAATGATTCATTGGGGTAAAGGATTTTATAAAACAAGAATTTACTATAATTTCACCTATAGTGGTAAGAATTATAAATGTTCATATAAAAGCAACAAACTTACAAGGTCACACGATTATATTTATTCTAAAGGAGATTCTATTTTAATTAGTTTCCCTATTTCTAATCCTAAAGATTCGAAAGTTTTAAAAAAAATATTTGACTAAATTAACTAAATAAAGATAAATTTATGTTGGTGATAATTAATATAATAATATGAGAAATAAATTAATTCAACTTTTTCTTTTTTTTTCTTTTTATTGTCTTTTTGGGCAAAAAATCACAATGTTTAATAAATCTAATTCTGAACTAACTGATGATAAAATTTGGTCTATTGCTGTTGACAAAAAAGGTAATAAATGGTTGGGAACATCAAACTCTGGTATAGTTAAGTATAATGGAGGTACTTTTTCTGTTTTTAATAAATCTAATTCATTAGTAATAGGAGAACAAGTTTCACCTATTTTTGTCGACTCAAAAAATAATATTTGGATTAGTTTTTCAAATCCAGAAGGCCTTGTTAAGTATGATGGAGAAAAGTGGATTAGCTTTTCATCAGAAGAAATAAAACTATCTAAGCTTT from the Polaribacter cellanae genome contains:
- a CDS encoding RHS repeat-associated core domain-containing protein, whose amino-acid sequence is MLGYVYQYKDHLGNVRLSYSDANKNGSITQSEIIEESNYYPFGLKHKGYNNVTSSNGNSTAQKFKYNGKEFEESLGLNLYEMDVRSYDPAIGRFTSIDPLTHYDFSTYTAFDNNPIFWADPSGADSWTYISNGNYRNNQTGETSDDWQRAISETQSHFENWIPDGNGGFIAEKGDGAETLAQDTGISRKKAYSLMESQGYGTYVDSDGVTKSRINPNQVVQVDDLTQELNNVLISTNSDAMLIYGNTWTSGAPQFSSNGQAYQFDVADLKVAIAILTSEGNSVLKQVIRKRLQSGLNGSPTPLSKKTYYLWYGHTVGNLKLTDSYIMMADMVTSFSNPNSSKSRSFSPGVTQRTTPTIVVKGVSRKIHTGPRGGKYYINSNGNKSYIKK